In the genome of Nocardia sp. NBC_00416, one region contains:
- a CDS encoding ATP-grasp domain-containing protein — protein MEIAETLRDMGVDVAIPIFEETVEWAGAINSVLLNNPRLFGQAMLLRDKALMKRRAQLGGIRVGIFEEAHERDDVIRFLKRVNQTLLKLDGDPNDPIHVKAFDKAGCLGHRVIRTPDEIDTIPDDEFPVLMESHLDGWEFAVEAWIHDGKIRFLNISEYVTLGYSVFVPATPELEQYRPEITRQVERLIKTFDIDFGFVHPEYFVTSDGEMYFGEVAYRPPGFKVFELLERSYGFNAYHGLVLAFDPKTTEDEIEAFFPKEVVDAKGHAGCFGVYPRRRVVSQLSVPDETEDHDYFETHELTAPLAEKVTKRTAFGNHWGLLYFFGDDPYTLRDLLKRQEELDFYI, from the coding sequence ATGGAAATTGCCGAGACGTTGCGGGATATGGGGGTGGACGTCGCCATACCCATCTTCGAGGAAACTGTCGAATGGGCGGGCGCGATAAATTCGGTGCTGCTGAACAACCCTCGATTGTTCGGTCAGGCGATGCTGTTGCGCGATAAAGCCCTGATGAAGCGGCGAGCCCAGCTGGGTGGTATTCGGGTGGGAATTTTCGAGGAAGCCCACGAGCGCGACGACGTCATCCGCTTCCTGAAGCGGGTCAACCAGACCCTGCTGAAGCTGGACGGCGACCCCAACGACCCGATCCACGTCAAGGCGTTCGACAAGGCGGGATGCCTGGGCCACCGGGTCATCCGGACGCCCGACGAGATCGACACCATCCCCGACGACGAGTTCCCGGTGCTGATGGAATCCCATCTGGACGGGTGGGAATTCGCGGTCGAAGCCTGGATCCACGACGGCAAGATCCGGTTCCTCAACATCTCGGAATACGTCACGCTCGGATATTCGGTGTTCGTCCCGGCGACTCCGGAACTCGAACAGTATCGGCCGGAGATCACTCGCCAGGTGGAACGGCTGATCAAAACATTCGATATCGATTTCGGTTTCGTCCATCCCGAGTACTTCGTCACCAGTGACGGTGAAATGTACTTCGGTGAGGTCGCCTACCGGCCGCCGGGTTTCAAAGTATTCGAGTTGCTCGAACGGTCGTACGGGTTCAACGCGTACCACGGGTTGGTCCTGGCTTTCGACCCTAAGACGACCGAGGACGAGATCGAAGCCTTCTTCCCGAAGGAAGTGGTGGACGCAAAGGGGCATGCCGGATGCTTCGGAGTCTATCCGCGCCGTCGGGTGGTCAGCCAGCTGTCGGTGCCGGACGAGACCGAAGATCATGATTATTTCGAAACGCACGAACTCACGGCCCCCTTGGCCGAGAAAGTGACCAAACGTACCGCATTCGGAAACCATTGGGGTCTTCTGTACTTCTTCGGAGACGACCCGTACACTCTGCGGGATCTTCTGAAAAGGCAGGAAGAGCTCGATTTCTATATTTGA
- a CDS encoding LLM class F420-dependent oxidoreductase — translation MEIGINTFLTDEGISGTALGPALEERGFESLFLAEHSHIPASRQSPYPGGGDLPRVYFRTLDPFVAFGAIAAVTDRLILGTGVTLLIQRDLIHTAKEVATLDQISGGRAVFGVGVGWNREEMADHGTDPRTRGALLDEQLEAIIRIWTEEVAEYHGEFVDFDPMFAWPKPHQRPHPPIFIGGGEAAARRAVRHGVGWIPNGVSDPAAVAAQLAGFTGNGLPVTVTPGPPDPAVLDAYAAAGVQRVTLKLETMPEAETLRELDALAKLVARYQD, via the coding sequence ATGGAGATCGGAATCAACACGTTTCTGACCGACGAGGGAATCAGCGGCACCGCGCTCGGGCCGGCACTGGAGGAACGCGGCTTCGAATCGCTTTTCCTCGCCGAGCATTCACATATCCCCGCGAGCAGGCAGTCCCCGTATCCCGGTGGCGGCGACCTGCCGCGCGTGTATTTCCGCACCCTCGACCCGTTCGTGGCGTTCGGAGCGATCGCCGCGGTCACCGACCGCCTGATCCTCGGGACCGGTGTCACCCTGTTGATCCAGCGCGACCTGATCCACACCGCGAAAGAGGTCGCCACCCTCGACCAGATCTCCGGCGGACGCGCGGTCTTCGGCGTGGGCGTCGGCTGGAACCGGGAGGAGATGGCCGATCACGGCACCGATCCGCGCACCCGCGGCGCCCTCCTCGACGAACAGCTCGAAGCCATCATCAGGATCTGGACCGAGGAGGTCGCCGAATATCACGGCGAATTCGTGGATTTCGATCCCATGTTCGCCTGGCCCAAACCACATCAGCGGCCGCATCCGCCCATATTCATCGGCGGCGGGGAGGCCGCCGCGCGGCGCGCGGTCCGCCACGGTGTGGGCTGGATACCCAACGGCGTATCCGATCCGGCCGCGGTCGCGGCCCAACTGGCGGGGTTCACCGGCAACGGTCTTCCGGTCACGGTCACGCCGGGTCCACCGGACCCGGCGGTCCTGGACGCCTACGCCGCGGCCGGGGTGCAGCGCGTGACCCTGAAATTGGAGACGATGCCCGAAGCGGAAACGCTGCGTGAACTGGATGCACTCGCGAAGTTGGTGGCGCGATATCAGGACTGA
- the rfbB gene encoding dTDP-glucose 4,6-dehydratase → MRLLVTGGAGFIGANFVQHTVAERPEVTVTVLDALTYAGNRASLDPVADRIDFVHGDIADLDLVDELVSGVDAVVHFAAESHNDNSLAEPWPFVQTNIVGTYSLLQAVRRHAVRYHHVSTDEVYGDLAPADPAFTENTPYNPSSPYSATKAASDMLVRAWVRSFGLRATLSNCSNNYGPYQHVEKFIPRQITNLIDGVRPRLYGAGHQVRDWIHVDDHNRAVWDVLERGRIGRTYLIGADGELDNRTVVELLLAEFGREPDDFDHVTDRAGHDQRYAIDSSVLRSELGWTPRFADFRAGLAATVAWYREHESWWRPVKAATESAYAEAGERTITVP, encoded by the coding sequence GTGCGTCTACTCGTCACCGGTGGAGCCGGGTTCATCGGAGCCAATTTCGTCCAGCACACCGTCGCCGAGCGCCCGGAGGTGACGGTGACCGTGCTCGACGCGCTCACCTACGCGGGCAACCGTGCCTCACTCGATCCGGTCGCCGATCGGATCGACTTCGTGCACGGCGATATCGCGGATCTGGACCTGGTCGACGAGCTGGTCAGCGGGGTGGACGCGGTCGTCCATTTCGCCGCCGAATCGCACAACGACAATTCGCTGGCCGAACCCTGGCCTTTCGTGCAGACGAATATCGTCGGCACGTATTCCCTGCTCCAGGCGGTGCGGCGGCACGCCGTGCGGTATCACCATGTCTCCACCGACGAGGTGTACGGAGATCTGGCGCCCGCCGATCCAGCGTTCACCGAGAACACCCCGTACAACCCCTCCAGCCCGTACTCGGCGACGAAGGCGGCCAGCGATATGTTGGTCCGCGCCTGGGTGCGCTCCTTCGGCCTGCGCGCCACGCTGTCGAACTGCTCCAACAACTACGGGCCGTACCAGCATGTCGAGAAGTTCATTCCACGCCAGATCACCAACCTCATCGACGGGGTGCGGCCGCGGTTGTACGGGGCCGGGCATCAGGTGCGCGACTGGATCCACGTGGACGACCACAACCGCGCGGTCTGGGACGTGCTGGAGCGGGGCCGGATCGGCCGGACCTACCTGATCGGGGCGGACGGCGAACTGGACAACCGCACGGTGGTCGAATTGCTGCTCGCCGAATTCGGGCGTGAGCCCGATGATTTCGATCATGTCACCGACCGCGCCGGACACGACCAGCGCTACGCGATCGATTCGAGCGTGCTCCGTTCCGAACTCGGCTGGACACCCCGTTTCGCGGACTTCCGGGCCGGACTCGCCGCGACCGTCGCCTGGTACCGGGAGCACGAATCCTGGTGGCGTCCGGTCAAAGCGGCCACCGAGAGCGCCTATGCCGAAGCGGGGGAACGGACCATCACGGTCCCGTGA
- a CDS encoding DUF2142 domain-containing protein produces MTAGTETRPAGTEQAAGRFALSGPGRAGTALLRRMGPATVAFALLAGIFGLLFAVMSPPFWGHDELTQFGRAYQVAHGGLTPARIEDDRGVSYGGEVPAAVEALMGYALDDYTHNPGEPYPDVADPGAYQRLSDAPVTDERKIIWFTNTAAYSAVPYVPNAIGIRFAELIDADAGTMVRLTRLSGLAAYLLVVGFALWALRAHRIQWLAFTAAVLPIAVFQSGTITADTLTNALAVLVSALLVKGLFLGDRLGRTETAAVLASAILLPLCKPTYVLLAMLVVLIPAERMGLTGWRRWLTWICAAIGAIGFAVWMKIAAPTGEGTSLMRPRNQWYTVDTGEQLTGIITDPFGFLRTFWESILRRDQEWFTEFFGELGFAYIDVPATAVVACLLAFAVSVGITERLDKPDFRRTVVVALTMAASVAMIYVTLYMSFTPVGYYIIDGVQGRYFIPLAIVSFAVLLRWMPFRLRGPGDRPPGRLAEVTIVAAALVSLLTSVAKYHLYVWA; encoded by the coding sequence TTGACCGCCGGGACCGAGACCCGCCCTGCCGGAACCGAGCAGGCCGCGGGCCGTTTCGCGCTGTCCGGGCCCGGCCGCGCCGGTACGGCGCTGCTGCGCCGGATGGGCCCGGCGACCGTCGCGTTCGCGCTGCTGGCCGGAATCTTCGGTCTGCTGTTCGCGGTGATGAGCCCGCCGTTCTGGGGTCATGACGAACTCACCCAGTTCGGCCGCGCCTACCAGGTGGCACACGGCGGTCTGACCCCCGCTCGCATCGAGGACGACCGCGGCGTCTCCTACGGCGGTGAAGTACCGGCGGCCGTGGAAGCGCTGATGGGGTATGCGCTCGACGACTACACCCACAATCCGGGCGAACCGTACCCGGATGTGGCCGATCCCGGCGCCTATCAACGATTGAGCGATGCGCCGGTGACCGACGAACGCAAGATCATCTGGTTCACCAATACCGCCGCCTACTCCGCGGTTCCCTACGTGCCCAACGCGATCGGCATCCGGTTCGCCGAACTGATCGACGCCGACGCCGGGACCATGGTCCGCCTCACCCGGCTGTCCGGCCTGGCCGCCTACCTGCTGGTGGTGGGTTTCGCCCTGTGGGCGTTGCGCGCACACCGCATCCAGTGGCTGGCCTTCACCGCGGCGGTGCTGCCGATCGCGGTGTTCCAGTCCGGAACCATCACCGCCGACACCCTCACCAATGCGCTGGCCGTGCTGGTCTCCGCGCTGCTCGTGAAGGGCCTGTTCCTCGGTGATCGGTTGGGCCGCACCGAAACCGCCGCGGTTCTGGCGAGCGCGATACTGCTGCCGCTGTGCAAACCGACCTATGTGCTGCTGGCGATGCTGGTGGTGCTGATACCGGCCGAACGCATGGGCTTGACCGGATGGCGCCGGTGGCTCACCTGGATCTGCGCCGCGATCGGGGCCATCGGGTTCGCGGTGTGGATGAAGATCGCGGCGCCGACCGGCGAGGGCACCAGCCTGATGCGACCCCGGAATCAGTGGTACACCGTGGACACCGGCGAACAGTTGACCGGGATCATCACCGACCCGTTCGGTTTCCTGCGGACCTTCTGGGAGAGCATCCTGCGACGGGACCAGGAATGGTTCACCGAGTTCTTCGGTGAACTCGGTTTCGCCTACATCGATGTGCCGGCCACGGCCGTCGTGGCCTGCCTGCTCGCGTTCGCGGTGAGCGTCGGGATAACGGAACGTCTCGACAAGCCGGATTTCCGGCGGACCGTGGTGGTCGCCCTGACCATGGCGGCCAGTGTGGCGATGATCTACGTAACGCTGTACATGTCGTTCACACCGGTCGGCTACTACATCATCGACGGTGTCCAGGGCCGCTATTTCATTCCGCTGGCGATCGTGTCGTTCGCGGTGCTGTTGCGCTGGATGCCGTTCCGGCTCCGCGGCCCCGGCGACCGCCCACCCGGCCGGCTCGCCGAGGTGACGATCGTCGCCGCGGCACTGGTCTCGCTGCTCACCTCGGTGGCGAAGTACCACCTCTACGTCTGGGCCTGA
- a CDS encoding glycosyltransferase, protein MTDEMRIAAVVPCHNEEASVAKVVTDLKAAVPGIVVYVYDNLSTDATAEKARAAGAIVRAERAKGKGNVVRRAFADIEADIYLMIDGDDTYEASAAPAMIETLLSGPYDHVLGVRKQDADGSAYRAGHETGNKVLNGVVGKVFGENVEDMLSGFRVFSRRFVKSFPAVSREFEIETELTVHSLHLRVPQTAVAVGFRDRPAGSESKLRTYHDGFKILALIVGLARHERPVAFYGLLGTVSWLISVVLTVPIVVEYYDTHTVPRFPTLFLACTLLLVGFLAWTAGLILDGIRRSRHEASRLIYLRYEAPGAGTHPATATGYPQPDPLAGDIR, encoded by the coding sequence ATGACCGATGAAATGCGCATTGCCGCCGTGGTCCCGTGCCACAACGAAGAAGCGTCGGTCGCCAAGGTCGTCACCGACCTGAAAGCCGCGGTGCCCGGAATTGTCGTGTATGTGTACGACAATCTCAGCACCGACGCCACTGCCGAGAAGGCCCGCGCCGCCGGCGCGATCGTCCGCGCGGAGCGGGCGAAAGGCAAAGGCAATGTGGTGCGTCGCGCTTTCGCCGATATCGAGGCCGATATCTACCTCATGATCGACGGCGACGACACCTACGAGGCGTCCGCGGCCCCGGCGATGATCGAGACCCTGCTCTCCGGACCGTACGACCACGTGCTCGGTGTCCGGAAACAGGATGCGGACGGATCGGCCTACCGAGCAGGGCACGAAACCGGGAACAAAGTCCTCAACGGCGTGGTCGGCAAGGTGTTCGGCGAGAACGTCGAGGATATGCTCAGCGGATTCCGGGTGTTCTCCCGCCGCTTCGTCAAGAGCTTCCCCGCGGTCTCCCGTGAGTTCGAGATCGAAACCGAACTCACCGTGCATTCGCTGCATCTACGGGTCCCGCAGACCGCGGTCGCGGTGGGGTTCCGGGACCGCCCGGCCGGCAGTGAGAGCAAACTGCGCACCTATCACGACGGTTTCAAGATCCTGGCCCTCATCGTCGGATTGGCCCGGCACGAGCGCCCGGTGGCCTTCTACGGTCTGCTCGGCACGGTGAGCTGGCTCATCTCCGTGGTGCTGACCGTCCCGATCGTGGTCGAGTACTACGACACCCACACCGTGCCCCGCTTCCCCACCCTGTTCCTCGCCTGCACCCTGCTGCTGGTGGGCTTCCTGGCCTGGACCGCCGGGCTGATCCTGGACGGTATCCGCCGCTCCCGGCACGAGGCGTCACGCCTGATCTACCTACGTTACGAAGCCCCCGGTGCGGGGACGCACCCGGCGACGGCGACCGGATATCCCCAGCCGGACCCGCTGGCCGGGGATATCCGTTGA
- a CDS encoding GtrA family protein yields MSSGEPSPALTADLPAARSLTERLRTGLRQSAAFLVVGVVGFLVDAGTYNLLVFNFGAWGGEGLMYDIPLLAKIIAIGAATVLTYFGNKWWTFSHKQSGSPAREYVMYALINVIAIGLQLSCLGFSRYVLDLSSPLADNISGTLIGQMVAVIFRYWAYDKFVFTGDADRKTAA; encoded by the coding sequence GTGTCATCTGGTGAGCCGTCGCCCGCTCTCACTGCCGACCTTCCGGCCGCCCGTTCGCTCACCGAGCGGCTGCGGACCGGGTTGCGGCAGAGTGCGGCGTTCCTGGTGGTCGGCGTGGTCGGATTCCTGGTCGACGCGGGAACCTACAACCTGCTGGTGTTCAATTTCGGCGCCTGGGGCGGCGAGGGACTCATGTACGACATCCCGCTGCTCGCCAAGATCATCGCCATCGGCGCGGCGACGGTGCTCACCTACTTCGGCAACAAATGGTGGACCTTCTCGCACAAGCAGTCCGGCAGCCCGGCCCGCGAATATGTGATGTACGCGCTGATCAACGTGATCGCGATCGGCCTGCAATTGAGTTGCCTGGGATTTTCGCGATACGTGCTCGACCTGTCCAGCCCGCTCGCGGACAATATTTCTGGAACGCTTATCGGTCAGATGGTGGCGGTGATCTTCCGGTATTGGGCCTATGACAAGTTCGTATTCACCGGTGACGCCGATCGGAAAACGGCGGCATGA
- a CDS encoding glycosyltransferase, whose amino-acid sequence MDQSAMQAVTETNDHATVAPESLRAEPHRAPERLVLQRGIFTGPSAKISDELYAVVKGRANRDRLSLHLDKGATAHTNTYFGRFAASYWQRWTVVTEVRATMTLHGGKHARVRIVASDIAGHRRIVGTSEVAAGGPVTLTAPLDQFVDGGALWLEFDAVGGDLTVSDLTWTAVAPETVRPVAIAICTFNRAQDCAETVAALASDQTVLGALDAVYVVDQGTDAVEDRPLYQATRPMFGEKLRYIRQPNLGGAGGFTRGLYEVSAANEHADVILMDDDILCEPETVLRMQAFANLTVEPTLVGAQMLFLLNPDYLNVGAEDVNLHKLMHGQKVPKALRNTSMLKKNQERRVDAGYNAWWTCLIPAEVVKKIGLPLPIFFQWDDVEYGVRAREHGFVTVTLPNAAVWHADFYWKDFDDWARYFSTRNSLIVSAMHADLDGVAVSRQLLRNIGEYLVGMQYGLAHTTLQGIEDFLRGPEILRDGGAEVLARARTSRADYPETVKHPAAAPPVVSGDIRVRRAGGEPSRLLAVLIKRAIQQWTGRVQYGLVGVTREDAHWWHVSLFDHVVVTDASQSGVRVRRRDKATARALLRRTLRVLRRLRKELPTLQQRYREAHAELTSRENWERLYGIDADSK is encoded by the coding sequence ATGGACCAGTCGGCTATGCAGGCCGTTACCGAGACGAACGATCACGCTACGGTCGCGCCGGAGTCGCTGCGCGCCGAACCCCACCGGGCACCGGAGAGACTTGTGCTCCAGAGAGGCATCTTCACCGGACCGTCGGCGAAGATCAGCGACGAGTTGTACGCGGTGGTCAAGGGCCGCGCGAACCGCGATCGGCTGAGCCTGCACCTGGACAAGGGCGCCACCGCGCACACCAACACCTACTTCGGCCGGTTCGCCGCCAGCTACTGGCAGCGCTGGACCGTCGTGACCGAGGTGCGGGCCACGATGACCCTGCACGGCGGCAAACACGCCAGAGTCCGGATCGTGGCCTCCGATATCGCCGGGCACCGCCGGATCGTGGGCACCAGCGAGGTCGCCGCCGGCGGTCCGGTGACGCTGACGGCGCCGCTGGACCAGTTCGTGGACGGCGGCGCGCTGTGGCTGGAGTTCGACGCGGTCGGCGGCGACCTCACCGTCTCCGATCTCACCTGGACCGCGGTGGCGCCCGAGACCGTGCGCCCGGTCGCCATCGCCATCTGCACCTTCAACCGCGCCCAGGACTGCGCCGAGACCGTGGCCGCGCTCGCCTCCGACCAGACGGTCCTCGGTGCGCTCGACGCGGTGTACGTGGTGGACCAGGGCACCGACGCGGTGGAGGATCGGCCGCTGTACCAGGCCACCCGGCCGATGTTCGGCGAGAAACTGCGCTACATTCGCCAGCCGAACCTGGGCGGCGCGGGCGGTTTCACCCGCGGCCTGTACGAAGTGTCCGCGGCCAACGAGCACGCCGACGTCATCCTCATGGACGACGACATCCTCTGCGAACCCGAGACCGTGCTGCGGATGCAGGCCTTCGCGAATCTCACCGTGGAACCGACCCTGGTCGGCGCCCAGATGCTGTTCCTGCTCAACCCCGACTATCTCAATGTCGGGGCCGAGGACGTGAATCTGCACAAACTGATGCACGGCCAGAAGGTGCCCAAGGCGCTGCGTAACACCAGCATGCTGAAGAAGAACCAGGAGCGGCGGGTCGACGCCGGATACAACGCCTGGTGGACCTGCCTCATCCCGGCCGAGGTGGTGAAGAAGATCGGGCTCCCGTTGCCGATCTTCTTCCAGTGGGACGATGTCGAGTACGGCGTGCGGGCCCGGGAACACGGGTTCGTCACGGTCACGCTGCCCAACGCGGCGGTATGGCACGCCGACTTCTACTGGAAGGATTTCGACGACTGGGCGCGCTACTTCAGCACCCGTAATTCGCTGATCGTCAGCGCGATGCACGCCGATCTCGACGGTGTCGCCGTCTCCCGGCAGTTGCTGCGCAATATCGGCGAATACCTGGTCGGCATGCAATACGGCCTCGCCCACACCACGCTGCAGGGGATCGAGGACTTCCTGCGGGGTCCGGAGATCCTGCGCGACGGCGGCGCCGAGGTGCTGGCCCGGGCCCGCACCAGCCGCGCCGACTACCCGGAGACCGTGAAACACCCCGCGGCCGCGCCGCCGGTGGTCTCCGGCGATATCCGGGTGCGCCGCGCGGGCGGTGAGCCGAGCCGACTGCTCGCGGTGCTGATCAAACGGGCGATCCAGCAATGGACCGGCCGGGTCCAGTACGGACTGGTCGGGGTGACCCGCGAGGACGCGCACTGGTGGCATGTCTCGCTGTTCGACCACGTGGTGGTCACCGACGCCTCGCAGTCCGGGGTCCGGGTGCGCAGACGCGACAAGGCGACCGCGCGGGCACTGCTGCGGCGCACGCTGCGGGTGCTGCGCCGATTGCGCAAGGAACTGCCTACGCTGCAGCAGCGGTACCGCGAAGCGCACGCCGAGCTCACCAGCCGCGAGAACTGGGAACGGTTGTACGGGATCGACGCCGACTCGAAATAG
- a CDS encoding SDR family oxidoreductase: MTATEGKPLSGRTMIMSGGSRGIGLEIAKRAAADGANITLIAKTDQPHPKLPGTIHTAAAELEEAGATVLPFVGDVRIDESVAEAVRLTTERFGGIDIVVNNASAIDLSPTDSLAMKKYDLMQDINCRGSFLLSKLCIPALRESAAAGRDPHILTLSPPLNLDPKWAGSSLGYTIAKYGMSLTTLGLAEELKPDGVGVNSLWPRTTIATAAVQNLLGGEEMVRTSRTPDIYADAAYLVLTSPAAETTGNFFIDDEVLAAHGITDLDKYRVTPGDEPLTTDLFL; the protein is encoded by the coding sequence ATGACAGCAACCGAGGGCAAGCCGTTGAGCGGCCGGACGATGATCATGTCCGGCGGCAGCCGCGGTATCGGACTGGAGATCGCCAAACGGGCGGCCGCCGATGGCGCGAACATCACCTTGATCGCCAAGACCGACCAGCCCCACCCCAAATTGCCCGGCACGATCCATACCGCCGCCGCGGAGCTCGAGGAGGCGGGGGCGACCGTGCTGCCGTTCGTCGGCGATGTTCGGATCGACGAGTCGGTCGCCGAGGCCGTCCGGCTGACGACCGAACGGTTCGGCGGTATCGATATCGTGGTGAACAACGCCTCCGCCATCGATCTGTCACCCACGGATTCGCTGGCGATGAAGAAATACGACCTCATGCAGGACATCAACTGCCGCGGCAGTTTCCTGCTGTCGAAACTGTGCATACCGGCGCTGCGCGAATCGGCCGCCGCCGGGCGCGATCCACATATCCTGACGCTCTCGCCGCCGCTGAACCTGGACCCCAAATGGGCGGGTTCCTCGCTGGGCTACACCATCGCCAAATACGGGATGTCGCTGACCACGCTGGGTCTGGCCGAAGAACTGAAGCCCGACGGTGTGGGGGTGAACTCACTGTGGCCGCGCACCACCATCGCCACCGCCGCGGTGCAGAATCTGCTCGGCGGGGAAGAGATGGTCCGCACCTCGCGCACACCGGACATCTACGCCGATGCCGCGTATCTGGTGCTCACCTCACCTGCCGCTGAGACCACCGGCAATTTCTTCATCGACGACGAAGTCCTGGCCGCGCACGGGATCACCGATCTGGACAAGTACCGGGTGACCCCGGGCGACGAACCGCTCACCACCGATCTGTTCCTGTAG
- the glfT1 gene encoding galactofuranosyltransferase GlfT1, producing MEYGADAKIVAVVVTHKRRDLLAESLKAVATQSRAVDHLIVIDNGNEAEVAELVADQPIETTYLGSAHNLGGAGGFALGMLHALSLGADWVWLADDDGRPEGPEVLATLFDCARRHELVEVSPVVCDIDEPDRLAFPLRRGVVWRRLRSELGGEDFLPGIASLFNGALISAQAVDVIGVPDLRLFVRGDEVEVHRRLVRSGLPFGTCLQTAYLHPNGAAEFKPILGGRMHTQYPDDPVKRYFTYRNRGYLMSQPGMRKLLPQEWIRFSWFFLVTRRDPAGLREWFHLRSLGRNEQFQKPD from the coding sequence GTGGAGTACGGCGCGGACGCCAAGATCGTCGCCGTGGTGGTGACCCATAAGCGTCGTGATCTGCTCGCCGAATCGCTGAAGGCCGTCGCGACCCAATCGCGGGCCGTCGATCACCTGATCGTGATCGACAACGGCAACGAAGCCGAGGTGGCCGAACTCGTCGCCGATCAGCCGATCGAGACCACCTATCTCGGTTCCGCGCACAACCTGGGCGGCGCCGGTGGTTTCGCCCTCGGGATGCTGCACGCGCTGAGCCTGGGCGCCGACTGGGTGTGGCTGGCCGACGACGACGGCCGGCCCGAAGGCCCGGAAGTCCTGGCCACTTTGTTCGACTGCGCCCGCCGCCACGAACTGGTGGAGGTCTCACCGGTGGTCTGCGATATCGACGAACCGGATCGGCTGGCGTTCCCACTGCGTCGCGGCGTGGTGTGGCGACGACTGCGATCCGAACTCGGGGGCGAGGATTTCCTGCCCGGGATCGCCTCCCTGTTCAACGGCGCCCTCATCTCCGCCCAGGCGGTGGATGTGATCGGCGTACCGGATCTGCGGTTGTTCGTCCGCGGTGACGAGGTCGAGGTGCATCGCCGCCTCGTACGGTCCGGGCTTCCTTTCGGAACCTGTCTGCAGACGGCGTATCTGCACCCCAACGGTGCGGCCGAGTTCAAACCGATCCTCGGCGGCCGGATGCACACCCAGTACCCCGACGACCCGGTCAAGCGGTATTTCACCTACCGCAACCGTGGTTACCTCATGTCCCAGCCCGGGATGCGAAAACTGCTGCCGCAGGAATGGATTCGTTTTTCCTGGTTCTTCCTGGTGACCCGGCGCGATCCGGCGGGTCTGCGCGAGTGGTTCCATCTGCGCAGCCTCGGGCGCAACGAGCAGTTCCAGAAACCGGATTAG
- the wzt gene encoding galactan export ABC transporter ATP-binding subunit Wzt/RfbE, with translation MTDHVGIETRKAWVEFPIFDAKSRSLKKAFLGKAGGSIGRNQSDVVVVEALRDISLSLKEGDRVGLVGHNGAGKSTLLRLLSGIYEPSRGSARIRGRVAPVFDLGVGMDPEISGYENIIIRGLFLGQTRKQMMDKIDEIADFTELGEYLSMPLRTYSTGMRVRLAMGVVTSIDPEILLLDEGIGAVDAEFMKKARIRLQELVARSGILVFASHSNEFLAQLCDTALWIDHGQIRLHGGIEEVVRAYEGPDAGNHVATVLREIEAEKSGRPADEKARQSADGERELENNQV, from the coding sequence ATGACCGATCACGTAGGTATCGAAACCCGCAAAGCGTGGGTGGAGTTCCCGATCTTCGATGCGAAATCGCGGTCGCTGAAGAAGGCGTTCCTGGGTAAGGCGGGCGGTTCGATCGGCCGTAACCAATCCGATGTGGTGGTGGTCGAGGCACTCCGCGACATCAGCCTGTCGTTGAAGGAAGGCGACCGGGTGGGCCTGGTCGGCCACAACGGCGCCGGTAAATCCACTCTGCTGCGGCTGCTGTCCGGCATCTACGAGCCTTCGCGGGGCAGTGCGCGGATCCGCGGCCGGGTGGCGCCGGTGTTCGATCTGGGCGTCGGGATGGACCCGGAGATCTCCGGCTACGAGAACATCATCATCCGCGGTCTGTTCCTCGGGCAGACCCGCAAGCAGATGATGGACAAGATCGACGAGATCGCCGATTTCACCGAACTCGGCGAGTATCTGTCCATGCCGCTGCGCACGTACTCGACCGGTATGCGGGTGCGGCTGGCGATGGGCGTGGTGACCTCCATCGACCCCGAGATCCTGCTGCTCGACGAAGGTATCGGCGCGGTCGACGCGGAATTCATGAAGAAGGCGCGGATCCGGTTGCAGGAGTTGGTCGCCCGGTCGGGCATCCTGGTGTTCGCCAGCCATTCCAACGAGTTCCTGGCGCAGCTGTGCGATACCGCGCTCTGGATCGATCACGGCCAGATCCGGTTGCACGGCGGAATCGAAGAGGTCGTCCGGGCCTACGAGGGTCCGGACGCGGGTAATCATGTGGCGACGGTCCTGCGGGAGATCGAAGCCGAGAAGTCCGGCCGTCCCGCCGACGAAAAAGCGCGGCAGTCGGCCGACGGCGAACGAGAACTGGAGAACAATCAGGTATGA